In Thauera aromatica K172, one DNA window encodes the following:
- a CDS encoding enoyl-CoA hydratase/isomerase family protein — MISLNIDGAVATATLCRPPVNAINDEWLDRFNEILDCVEANDEVGVLWIRSNQRVFCAGADLELIRTLFSTEAGRAQMIASTRRMQEAFARLERLPKVSVAEIGGAAMGGGFELALACDLRLVAEEASVGLPEARLGLLPAAGGTQRMTRICGEAVSRRLILGAELISGAQAVTLGCAHRSAPAAELERLAREQVARLAELPAQALAACKHCIFAALDGTVDGYEVELEGSAALLAAPDTQARVQQFLARQK; from the coding sequence ATGATTTCCCTGAATATCGATGGAGCGGTTGCCACCGCCACGCTGTGCCGCCCCCCGGTCAATGCCATCAACGACGAATGGCTGGATCGCTTCAATGAAATCCTGGACTGTGTCGAAGCCAATGACGAGGTCGGAGTGCTGTGGATTCGCAGCAATCAGCGTGTTTTCTGCGCCGGGGCCGATCTCGAACTGATCCGGACACTTTTTTCGACCGAAGCGGGGCGGGCGCAGATGATTGCCAGCACGCGGCGCATGCAGGAGGCTTTTGCGCGGCTCGAACGTTTGCCGAAAGTGTCGGTCGCCGAGATCGGCGGCGCTGCGATGGGCGGTGGTTTCGAACTCGCGCTGGCCTGCGACCTGCGCCTGGTCGCCGAGGAGGCCAGCGTCGGCCTTCCCGAAGCACGGCTCGGGCTGCTCCCCGCCGCCGGTGGAACCCAGCGCATGACCCGGATCTGCGGTGAAGCGGTGTCCCGCCGCCTGATCCTGGGGGCGGAACTGATCAGCGGTGCGCAGGCGGTGACCCTCGGCTGTGCCCATCGCAGCGCGCCGGCGGCCGAACTCGAGCGTCTCGCCCGCGAGCAGGTCGCCCGCCTCGCGGAATTGCCGGCGCAGGCGCTGGCGGCCTGCAAGCACTGCATCTTCGCTGCGCTCGACGGTACGGTGGACGGTTACGAAGTCGAGCTCGAGGGCAGCGCCGCCTTGCTCGCCGCGCCGGATACCCAGGCGAGGGTGCAGCAGTTCCTCGCCCGGCAGAAATGA
- the ubiG gene encoding bifunctional 2-polyprenyl-6-hydroxyphenol methylase/3-demethylubiquinol 3-O-methyltransferase UbiG translates to MSSLNADPAELQKFSDLAHRWWDPASEFKPLHEINPLRLGWINDKVALDGRTVLDVGCGGGILAEGMAALGARVSGIDLSEKALSVARLHLFESGWNVDYRLISAEAFADEQAGTFDVVTCMEMLEHVPDPASTIAACARLAKPGGHVFFSTLNRNLKSYLFAVIGAEYVLKLLPAGTHEYSKFIKPSELTRYCRNAGLDTAELIGLSYNPLTKVYSLGTDTDVNYLLHTQRPE, encoded by the coding sequence ATGAGCTCACTCAACGCCGATCCTGCAGAACTCCAGAAATTCAGCGACCTCGCCCACCGCTGGTGGGATCCCGCATCCGAATTCAAGCCCCTGCACGAAATTAACCCCTTGCGCCTGGGCTGGATCAACGACAAGGTCGCGCTCGACGGCAGGACCGTGCTCGACGTCGGCTGCGGAGGAGGGATCCTGGCCGAGGGCATGGCTGCGCTGGGCGCCCGGGTCAGCGGTATCGACCTGTCGGAAAAAGCACTCAGCGTCGCCCGCCTGCACCTGTTCGAAAGCGGCTGGAACGTGGATTACCGCCTGATCAGCGCCGAAGCTTTTGCCGACGAGCAGGCCGGCACGTTCGATGTCGTCACCTGCATGGAAATGCTCGAGCACGTTCCCGACCCGGCGAGCACGATCGCCGCCTGCGCCCGGCTGGCAAAGCCGGGAGGGCACGTCTTCTTTTCGACCCTCAACCGCAACCTGAAGTCCTATCTATTCGCCGTGATCGGCGCCGAATACGTTCTCAAGCTGCTCCCGGCCGGCACCCACGAATATTCGAAATTCATCAAACCGTCGGAGCTGACGCGTTATTGCCGCAACGCCGGCCTGGACACGGCGGAACTCATCGGCCTGAGCTACAACCCTCTGACCAAGGTCTATTCGCTCGGCACCGACACCGACGTCAATTACCTGCTGCACACGCAGCGTCCGGAATAA
- a CDS encoding protein kinase domain-containing protein, protein MNRLPTRIGKYRIVEEIGRGATATVYLAQSDDHPSPVALKHVRFDDKVKDEAKWNRRLTKLLKAERAVCERLDHPHIIRIFDVAIEPDQAYVVMEYFPGGSLERYCSFENLLPIHRTIGIVFKCCMALDHAFRQGIVHRDIKPANILVDDQDNVKITDFGLALNISKKIDTDSTFIMGVGSPAYMSPEQIKGYPLNQKTDLYSLGVLLFHMLTGRLPFRGGSPAQLVYKIINADPPSVSQLNPDVPEQMDAVIRKALEKDLYSRYRNGAEFAKDLAAVRYRIVDDSHVPPDGGRFAALRGLAFFTEFEDVDLWEVVRVSSWRRVERHVALMREGASDPRFGIVLEGRVELSIEGRRVMELGPGEVFGVQAWLDQLEHRHMHTVISLEPLHYLEINPAALSLASEEVLERFRRQLGTVLVRRLALLSKQLAVSAAEAVKAERSVGPHELQLLGS, encoded by the coding sequence ATGAACCGGCTTCCTACCCGCATCGGAAAATACCGCATCGTCGAGGAGATCGGCCGCGGCGCAACTGCGACCGTGTACCTCGCGCAGAGCGATGATCACCCGTCGCCGGTGGCGCTCAAGCACGTCCGCTTCGACGACAAGGTCAAGGACGAGGCCAAGTGGAACCGGCGTCTGACCAAGCTGCTGAAGGCCGAGCGCGCGGTGTGCGAGCGCCTGGACCACCCGCACATCATCCGCATCTTCGATGTTGCGATCGAGCCCGACCAGGCCTACGTGGTGATGGAGTATTTCCCCGGAGGCTCGCTCGAGCGCTATTGCAGCTTCGAGAACCTGCTGCCGATCCATCGCACGATCGGCATCGTCTTCAAGTGCTGCATGGCGCTCGATCATGCCTTCCGCCAAGGCATCGTGCACCGCGACATCAAGCCTGCCAACATCCTGGTCGATGATCAGGACAACGTGAAGATCACCGACTTCGGCCTGGCGCTCAACATCAGCAAGAAGATCGATACCGACTCGACTTTCATCATGGGCGTCGGCTCACCGGCTTACATGAGCCCGGAACAGATCAAGGGCTATCCGCTGAACCAGAAGACCGATCTGTATTCGCTCGGCGTGCTGCTGTTCCACATGCTCACCGGCCGGCTGCCGTTCAGGGGCGGCAGTCCGGCACAGCTGGTTTACAAGATCATCAATGCCGACCCGCCTTCGGTGTCGCAGCTCAACCCCGACGTGCCCGAGCAGATGGATGCGGTGATCCGTAAGGCACTGGAGAAGGATCTGTATTCCCGCTACCGCAACGGCGCTGAATTCGCCAAGGATCTCGCCGCGGTGCGCTACCGCATTGTCGACGACAGCCACGTTCCCCCCGATGGCGGCCGTTTCGCCGCGCTGCGCGGGTTGGCCTTTTTCACCGAGTTCGAGGATGTCGACTTGTGGGAGGTGGTGCGGGTCAGCTCGTGGCGCAGGGTCGAGCGCCATGTCGCCCTGATGCGGGAAGGGGCGTCCGATCCGCGCTTCGGCATCGTACTCGAGGGCCGGGTGGAGCTCTCGATCGAGGGGAGGAGGGTGATGGAGCTCGGGCCGGGGGAAGTGTTCGGGGTCCAGGCCTGGCTCGATCAGCTCGAGCACCGCCACATGCATACGGTGATTTCGCTTGAGCCGCTCCATTACCTGGAGATCAATCCGGCCGCGCTCTCCCTGGCCAGCGAGGAGGTGCTGGAACGCTTCCGCCGCCAGCTGGGCACCGTCCTCGTGCGCCGCCTGGCGCTGCTCTCGAAGCAACTCGCCGTGAGCGCGGCGGAGGCGGTGAAGGCCGAGCGCAGCGTGGGCCCTCACGAACTGCAGTTGCTCGGCTCCTGA
- a CDS encoding OmpA family protein, which translates to MIKQSKKQMLMLAAITSIGLSAPGAFAQVKDVVVDGKGEIPYVIDARNVVARSGAGLCWRTGYWSPAAASTAMAGEFPAGCACDSDIVAKDKCVAPVAAAPAPKAAPKPTADKIKLSADALFDFDKAVLKPEGKTKLNELATKAKSLKLEVILAVGHTDRIGSDAYNQRLSERRAAAVKTYLVSQGVDANRIYTEGKGETQPVTGKQCDSVRGRAAQISCLQPDRRVEVEVIGSK; encoded by the coding sequence ATGATCAAACAATCCAAGAAGCAGATGCTGATGCTGGCCGCCATCACCTCGATCGGCCTTTCCGCCCCCGGCGCGTTCGCGCAAGTAAAGGACGTGGTTGTCGACGGCAAGGGCGAAATCCCCTACGTCATCGATGCCCGCAATGTCGTCGCCCGCAGCGGCGCCGGCCTGTGCTGGCGCACTGGCTACTGGAGCCCGGCAGCCGCTTCGACCGCCATGGCCGGCGAGTTCCCGGCCGGCTGCGCGTGCGACTCCGACATCGTCGCCAAGGACAAGTGTGTCGCCCCGGTCGCCGCCGCACCGGCCCCGAAGGCTGCACCGAAGCCCACCGCCGACAAGATCAAGCTCTCGGCTGACGCCCTGTTCGACTTCGACAAGGCCGTGCTCAAGCCCGAAGGCAAGACCAAGCTCAACGAACTGGCGACCAAGGCCAAGTCGCTGAAGCTCGAAGTGATCCTCGCCGTCGGCCACACCGACCGCATCGGCTCCGACGCTTACAACCAGCGTTTGTCCGAGCGCCGCGCCGCCGCGGTGAAGACCTACCTCGTTTCCCAGGGCGTCGACGCCAACCGCATCTACACCGAAGGCAAGGGCGAAACCCAGCCCGTCACCGGCAAGCAGTGCGACAGCGTCCGTGGCCGCGCCGCGCAGATTTCCTGCCTGCAGCCGGATCGCCGCGTCGAAGTGGAAGTCATCGGCTCCAAGTAA
- the hemH gene encoding ferrochelatase: protein MSRYWMEPSFKHGSAARTGVLLVNLGTPAAPTPAAVRPYLKQFLSDPRVVEIPRLLWWPILNGIILNTRPAASAKKYASIWMDEGSPLLVHTLRQAGLLARHLADAGHDGLDIRYAMRYGAPSIPTTLNAMRARGCTRILVLPLYPQFSASTTATVFDEVAHCLQHWRNPPELRFVRDFHDHPAYIAALAGTVRRHWAAHGRPDRLVLSFHGLPRRTLELGDPYHCECRTTARLLSEALALEPDRVLVCFQSRFGKARWLEPYTQPTLEALAAQGVGRVDVMCPGFVSDCLETLEEIAIECKEAFLGKGGKAFHYIACLNEEAAWIDALADLARQHLGSWLERPPPDAAALAGTRERALASGAER, encoded by the coding sequence ATGTCCCGTTACTGGATGGAGCCTTCCTTCAAGCATGGCAGCGCGGCACGCACCGGCGTGTTGCTGGTCAACCTGGGCACCCCCGCAGCGCCGACCCCGGCCGCCGTGCGCCCTTATCTGAAGCAGTTCCTCTCCGACCCGCGCGTCGTCGAAATCCCGCGCCTGCTGTGGTGGCCGATCCTCAACGGCATCATCCTCAATACGCGCCCGGCGGCCTCCGCCAAAAAATACGCCAGCATCTGGATGGATGAAGGCTCGCCGCTGCTGGTGCACACGCTGCGCCAGGCCGGGCTGCTTGCCAGGCATCTCGCCGATGCAGGCCACGACGGACTCGACATCCGCTACGCGATGCGTTACGGCGCCCCCTCGATCCCGACCACCCTGAATGCGATGCGCGCCCGCGGCTGCACCCGCATCCTGGTGCTGCCGCTGTACCCGCAGTTCTCGGCCAGCACCACCGCCACCGTGTTCGACGAGGTCGCGCACTGCCTGCAGCACTGGCGCAACCCGCCCGAGCTGCGCTTCGTGCGCGACTTCCACGACCATCCCGCCTACATCGCGGCGCTCGCCGGCACCGTGCGCCGGCACTGGGCCGCCCACGGCCGCCCCGACCGCCTGGTGCTGAGCTTTCACGGCCTGCCGCGGCGCACACTCGAACTGGGCGACCCTTACCACTGCGAATGCCGGACCACCGCCCGCCTCCTGTCCGAAGCGCTCGCACTCGAACCGGACCGCGTTCTGGTCTGCTTCCAGTCCCGCTTCGGCAAGGCCCGCTGGCTCGAGCCCTACACCCAGCCGACGCTCGAAGCCTTGGCGGCGCAGGGCGTGGGCCGGGTCGACGTGATGTGTCCGGGCTTCGTCTCCGACTGCCTCGAGACCCTCGAAGAGATCGCCATCGAATGCAAGGAGGCTTTCCTCGGCAAGGGCGGAAAGGCGTTCCACTACATCGCCTGCCTGAATGAGGAAGCGGCCTGGATCGACGCCCTCGCCGATCTTGCCCGCCAGCACCTGGGCAGCTGGCTCGAGCGTCCCCCGCCCGATGCGGCAGCCCTCGCCGGCACTCGCGAACGGGCGCTGGCGAGCGGAGCGGAACGCTGA
- the hrcA gene encoding heat-inducible transcriptional repressor HrcA, whose product MNSLDPRSQILLKTLIERYIADGQPVGSRALSRYSGLELSPATVRNVMSDLEDMGFIASPHTSAGRIPTARGYRFFVDALLTVQPLANARVRALEDQLQPDQPRRVLNSASHLLSDLTRFAGVVVAPRKDVARIRQFEFISLAENRILLIIVTTAGDVQNRILLTRRAYTAGELGNAAAYLNEHFAGRSFDEIRHGLTNELRQLRSDMTELMSATVDAGTQAAEENATSYVISGETNLLGIEDLSSNMTRLRELFQLFEQRTSLMQLLELSNKAEGVQIFIGGESGLAPLDGCSVITAPYEVDGQVVGSVGVIGPTRMAYDRVIPIVDITARLLSNALSSNH is encoded by the coding sequence ATGAATTCGCTCGACCCTCGCTCCCAAATCCTGCTGAAGACCCTGATCGAACGCTATATCGCGGATGGGCAACCCGTCGGCTCGCGTGCGCTGTCGCGCTATTCGGGGCTCGAGCTGTCGCCGGCGACGGTGCGCAACGTGATGAGCGACCTCGAAGACATGGGTTTCATCGCCAGTCCGCACACTTCGGCCGGGCGCATTCCCACCGCACGCGGCTACCGCTTCTTCGTCGATGCGCTGCTCACCGTGCAGCCGCTGGCCAACGCCCGCGTCCGGGCACTCGAAGATCAGCTCCAGCCCGACCAGCCAAGGCGCGTGCTCAATTCCGCGTCCCACTTGCTGTCCGACCTCACCCGATTCGCCGGAGTGGTCGTCGCGCCGCGCAAGGACGTCGCCCGCATCCGCCAGTTCGAATTCATCAGCCTGGCCGAAAACCGCATCCTGCTGATCATCGTGACCACCGCGGGGGACGTGCAGAACCGCATCCTGCTCACTCGCCGGGCCTACACTGCGGGCGAACTCGGCAATGCCGCCGCCTACCTCAACGAGCACTTCGCCGGCCGCTCCTTCGACGAGATCCGCCACGGTCTCACCAACGAGTTGCGCCAGTTGCGCAGCGACATGACCGAGCTGATGTCGGCGACCGTGGATGCCGGCACCCAGGCTGCGGAAGAAAACGCCACCAGCTACGTCATTTCGGGCGAAACCAACCTCCTCGGCATCGAGGACCTGTCCTCCAACATGACCCGCCTGCGCGAGCTGTTCCAGCTTTTCGAACAGCGCACCAGCCTGATGCAGCTCCTCGAGCTCTCGAACAAGGCCGAAGGCGTGCAGATCTTCATCGGCGGCGAGTCGGGGCTCGCCCCGCTCGACGGCTGCAGCGTGATCACCGCCCCCTACGAAGTCGACGGCCAGGTGGTGGGCTCGGTCGGCGTCATCGGCCCCACGCGCATGGCCTACGACCGGGTGATCCCGATCGTCGACATCACCGCGCGGCTGCTGTCGAACGCCCTGTCTTCCAATCATTGA
- a CDS encoding TRZ/ATZ family hydrolase: MTEAIDLLIHARWTVPVEPAGTVLDNHSIAVRDGRIVATLPRSEALTRFRATRQVELAEHVLIPGLVNLHTHAAMSLMRGLADDLPLMRWLQDAIWPAEGRHVSPAFVRDGTLLAAAEMLRGGITTCSDMYFYPESAAAAFAEAGMRAVLGLVMLEFPTSYASDADDCLRKGLAARERWLGHPLISFSIAPHAPYTVSDTSFIRARALADELRLPLHVHIHETADEIHNALATDGQRPLARLARLGLLGENFIGVHAVQMDESDIELLSRYNCSIAHCPTSNMKLASGIAPVPRLLDAGLRVGLGTDGAASNNRLDLFQEMRHAALLAKVGTLDATAVPAHTALRMATLAGAQALGLDASIGSITPGKQADLCAIRLGDLESRPCFDPVSHLVYVAGREHVTHVWVNGESRVDKGVPLLHINDSELLRAVSVWQTKIVN, translated from the coding sequence GTGACCGAAGCCATCGACCTGTTGATCCATGCCCGCTGGACCGTCCCCGTCGAGCCTGCCGGAACCGTTCTCGACAACCACTCGATCGCCGTACGCGATGGCCGCATCGTCGCGACCCTGCCCCGCAGCGAAGCGCTCACCCGCTTCCGCGCGACAAGGCAGGTCGAACTGGCCGAGCATGTGCTGATCCCCGGCCTGGTCAATCTGCACACTCACGCGGCGATGAGCCTGATGCGCGGCCTCGCCGACGATCTTCCCCTGATGCGCTGGCTGCAGGACGCGATCTGGCCCGCCGAAGGCCGGCACGTTTCGCCGGCCTTCGTCCGCGACGGCACCTTGCTCGCCGCCGCCGAGATGCTGCGCGGGGGAATCACCACCTGCAGCGACATGTACTTTTACCCCGAGTCCGCCGCCGCGGCCTTCGCCGAGGCCGGCATGCGCGCAGTCCTCGGCCTGGTCATGCTGGAATTCCCCACTTCCTACGCCAGCGATGCCGACGACTGCCTACGCAAAGGCCTCGCCGCCCGCGAGCGCTGGCTTGGCCACCCGCTGATCTCGTTCTCGATCGCACCGCACGCCCCCTATACGGTTTCCGACACCAGCTTCATCCGCGCCCGCGCGCTTGCCGACGAGCTCCGGCTCCCGCTCCATGTCCACATCCACGAAACCGCCGACGAAATCCACAACGCACTCGCCACCGACGGCCAGCGCCCCCTCGCCCGCCTCGCCCGCCTCGGCCTGCTCGGCGAAAACTTCATCGGCGTGCACGCCGTGCAGATGGACGAAAGCGACATCGAGCTCCTCTCCCGCTACAACTGCAGCATCGCCCACTGCCCGACCTCGAACATGAAGCTCGCCAGCGGCATCGCGCCGGTACCGCGCCTGCTCGATGCCGGGCTTCGAGTCGGACTCGGCACCGACGGTGCGGCGAGCAACAATCGCCTCGATCTTTTCCAGGAAATGCGTCACGCCGCCCTGCTCGCCAAGGTCGGCACCCTCGACGCGACCGCCGTCCCGGCCCACACTGCGCTGCGCATGGCGACACTGGCAGGCGCCCAGGCACTCGGGCTGGACGCCTCCATCGGCTCCATCACCCCCGGAAAGCAGGCGGACCTGTGCGCCATTCGCCTCGGCGACCTGGAAAGCCGCCCCTGTTTCGATCCGGTGTCGCATCTCGTCTACGTTGCGGGTCGAGAACACGTCACCCATGTGTGGGTAAACGGCGAATCCCGCGTGGACAAAGGCGTCCCGCTGTTGCATATTAACGACAGCGAATTGCTCCGTGCGGTTTCAGTGTGGCAAACTAAAATTGTTAATTGA
- a CDS encoding TetR/AcrR family transcriptional regulator: protein MSAAGEVKSVVSDPRLVEERRRQIILAAVELFSEEGYHTTTIQQIARKAGTSTGLIYQYFGDKEDVLFLTLKLVIDSYENEIPPHLEGVSHPVERLCKALAAYCSIVDRLRDATVLAYRSTMSLRAERRSLIKDGETRTNQLIEGCVRACTSAGFMRPVNEHLLAYQYVMFAHSWALKHWSYRNRYTLEEYVAEGTQLLVEPFLTAKGHLVLASLRAAEESAASPPVC from the coding sequence ATGAGTGCAGCGGGAGAGGTGAAGAGTGTGGTGTCCGACCCCAGGTTGGTCGAGGAGCGCAGGCGGCAGATCATCCTCGCGGCGGTCGAGCTGTTTTCCGAGGAGGGCTACCACACGACCACGATCCAGCAGATCGCACGCAAGGCCGGTACCAGCACAGGCTTGATTTACCAGTATTTCGGCGACAAGGAAGATGTGCTCTTCCTGACGCTCAAGCTGGTCATCGATTCCTACGAGAATGAGATCCCGCCGCACCTGGAAGGGGTGTCCCATCCCGTGGAGCGGCTGTGCAAGGCCTTGGCGGCGTACTGCAGCATCGTCGACCGGCTGCGCGACGCCACGGTGCTGGCCTACCGTTCCACCATGTCGCTGCGCGCCGAGCGCCGGAGCCTGATCAAGGATGGGGAAACGCGCACCAATCAGCTGATCGAAGGGTGCGTGCGCGCGTGCACCAGCGCCGGCTTCATGCGCCCGGTCAACGAGCACCTGCTGGCCTATCAGTACGTGATGTTCGCCCACTCGTGGGCGCTCAAGCACTGGTCTTACCGGAACCGCTACACCTTGGAAGAATATGTCGCGGAGGGCACCCAGCTTCTGGTGGAACCTTTCCTGACCGCCAAGGGCCACCTGGTGCTGGCCAGCCTGCGCGCCGCGGAAGAGTCTGCGGCCAGTCCGCCGGTGTGCTGA